Within Planktothrix serta PCC 8927, the genomic segment GTAGTTATTTAATAACCCTTCTCGATCCATTGTATATCCCGAAGTTGTATCTAAATTTCCTTCTTCATGTTCAGGAATTTGTTTGAAATTCTCCTGTTCTCGGTCAATACGAGCCCCAACTTCCGCCGGAACAATTCCCCGGTCATAAGTTGGATTAGCTTCTGCTTCTTCATGACTAATATGAGGAGTTTTCTTTTCTTCTTTAGACATTATTTTGACCTCAAAAACTTTATTGAACTGATTTAAAAAACAACTCAAGATTTAGAATTGGTTTGAAACTAAAAATTTTACGGATTCTGAAACCCCCCAAAAATTCTATTTTCCTATTGGTCGGTATCCACGTCAGGAACAAAGTCAGGGCGTTCTTTATCCTTCCAACCAATAGGACGTTTAGAGTTGTACCAAGCCACAGAACCAATTGTTGTAGCAGCTAGAAACCCTAGAATTAATACCAAGGTTGCTGACATTGGAAAATGGGGTGTATTTGTTCCCACTTCCATTATAAATTGTGTCATTTTAACCTCCTTACGTCAGAATGTGATGAACTTAGTATCTATTGTTATTGGGTTAAATACATCCCCCTTTATATTGATTTGAACCAAAAGACTTTATTCCTTCAGATAGAGACAAATAGTTCAAGGAAGTAAAAACAGAGGAGACAGTCAACTATCAATCGATCTCAACAGCTAGTTATGAGAATAGTGGCTGATTAATATAGCCTCAAAAATACGGGTATTGCGATATCCAGAGTGTAGAAAACTTTACCGACAAAACCCAAAATATCTTCTTATAATATAAAATAAGATCAGCGATAGACAACTCTATAAAAAGTGGCTGAAGACATTTAATAATTGTGGAGGGTATTCCCATGTCAGATCCAATTCAAGATAAATTATCATCTGATTTACAACAAGCACAATCTGAAGGTAAATTGCGGGCTGAACGAATTCGAGAAATTGTCAAATCTGCTGTTTCAGAAGTCGGCTCAGAATTTAAAGAGGGTTCTCAAGATATCCGAGGTTTAGTTAAAGAGGTGGTGGGAACTGTTTTAGAAACAGTCAAAGGAAAAGGAGAGGAAATTCAAGAAAATGTTACGGCTTCTATTGAGGGAGTTATTGACGGTATTAGCCAAAAAAAACGTCAGTCCATTGCTAAAACTCAGGCGGAAGTCAAACAACTTGAAGATCAACTCGGTCAACAGGAACAAGAGTTACAAGATAATATTGATTTAGCCTTGGATGATATTCAGGAAGTGGGAACCGATAAGTCAGAACAAATTAAATCAGCCATTGAGTCAGCCGTTAAAACAATTAAAGATAGCGAGGAAGTGGCTTTAATGCAAAAACGTTATGCTCAACTCAAAACTCAATTGGCGATTGTTAACGCTAACTTAGCCGGACGATATGGACACCGTTACGAAGAAGTTAAAAACCATTTAGATGAGGCAAAATCTTGGTATGAAAAAGCCAAGGATGAACCCGAAATCTATAGCGGTAAAATTGATGAAAAACGCCAACAATTTGAAGCTAAATTAGGCGAAACGGGAACGGCGATCGCTCGCAAAGAAAAACAAATCAAACAGCGTTTACAAGATCTGTTAAAATCTCTTTCGGAAACCTTTTCCCATCATAAATCTTAAACTCATAAAAAATAACCTGGTTTGATTGGAAAACCAGGTTTAAATGGGAAATAGAAAACCACAGGCAAACTCTTGAAAACGGGACTAAAATAACAACGACAAAGCCAGAGAAAATAAATTAAGTATTGTAGGTTCTTTCTACTTCTGCTTCTGCTTCTCCTTCCCGTTCGGCTTGCTTGGCAATCACCCAAACGGCATGAATTGATCCCGGTAGCCAACCTAAGAGAGTGAGCACAATATTAAATAACAGTGCTGAACTAAAACCCACCGCCATATAAACTCCCAAAGGAGGCAAAAGAATTCCTAAGATAACTTGTAATAATCTCATCAGAATTGGTTTCCATAGCAACTACCTTATGCTTCCATTGTTAAGGGAAACCCCTAAATCTTCATCTCTCTAAAGGACGATTCAGTTATTGATCTGCTTGCAATAATCTCTAAGTATAAAGTAGATTATAATTCCGAGAAAATCTGGGAAAAATCTATCTATCTATAGAGGTCTGAAAGCGATCATTTTAACTAAGATTTAAACTAAAACTTGTTAAATTTGAAAAAAATTGAGGAAAAATCATGATGGCATCGTTATTGACTTTATTAGCAACGGGTCTGAGTTTATTGGTGGTTGATCTTGTTGTTCCAGGGGTAAATTTAGCCACATTTCCCTCGGCTTTAATTGCGGCGGCGGCTCTGGGCGGGGTGAATGCTTTTGTTAAACCTGTTTTATCAACCTTATCTCTTCCCCTGAATTTTTTAAGTTTGGGTGCTTTTTCGTTTATTGTGAATGGTTTGTGTTTCTGGTTGGCTTCCGTTTTAGTCCCTGGGTTTCAGGTACAGGGTATCCTCGGCTTTATTTTAGGCCCAGTGATTTTATCCGCCATTAATGCTTTCTTGAATAGTTATTTTGTGGAAAAATACCCCCAACAATTTAATGCTCAAGAGCCCCTGACCAAATCTTAAATTTCTAGGAAACGAGTTAGGATTTCAACCTTGGAATCAACTTAATAATAAGCCCTGAAGGGCTTACTACAAAATCGTAGTAAGCCCTTCAGGGCTTTCTGATTTGACAAGGCTTATTTATCGGTTTTGGGTTTGTAAGTCGAAGCAACGTAGAGTTCTTTTAATTGTTTTTGGTCTACGCCAGAGGGTGCATTTGTTAATAAACAACCCGCTTGCTGGGTTTTTGGAAATGCAATCACATCTCGAATTGATTCCTCTCCCGATAATAACATTACTAATCGATCTAAACCGTAGGCAATACCGCCATGGGGAGGAGTTCCGTATTCAAAAGCTTCTAATAAAAAGCCGAATTTACTGTAAGCTTCCTCGATTGTTAATCCAATGGTAGAAAATACTTTTTCTTGAATCTCCCGTTTATAAATCCGTAGACTTCCGCCGCCTATTTCATACCCGTTTAACACCAAATCATAAGCTTGCGCTCTGGCGTTGGGTAAATCATTAATATCATCGAGATAGGGGGAAGTGAAGGGGTGATGTAAGGCTTCTAAACGTTTTTCTTCTTCATTCCATTCAAACATCGGGAACTCAACAATCCACAGGAGATTAATTTTGCTTAAATCAATCAGTTCTAATTCTTTTCCTAGGAATAGACGCAAACGGTCTAAGGTTTTATTAACCGTTGGAATATCTCCCGCCCCAAATAATAGCAAATCTCCGGGTTTAGCATTGGTGCGGGTGAGAATTTCCTGTTTTTGTTCGTTGCTTAAATTATCTTTAATCGCGCCAATGGTATCAATACCATCTTCCCGTACCCGAATAAACGCTAACCCTTTTGCTCCGGCTTCACAAGCTTCTTTAAAGATATCTCCACCGGGTTTAATTCGCATATTAGAAATGGCTTCATTTCCCCCAGGAATCGGTAAAATTTTAACAATTCCTCCTGATGCAACAGCCCCAGAAAATACCTTAAATCCGCAATCTTTAACAATATCTGAAACATCTACTAACTCTAAGCCAAAGCGGGTATCAGGTTTATCACTCCCATAGCGATCCAGGGCTTCTTTATAGCTTAAACGAGGGAAAGGAAGGGGAATTTCAATGTCTTTAACGGTTTTAAAAATATGGGCAACTAAGGCTTCATTTAACGCCAGAATTCCTTCCTGGGTCATGAAGCTCATTTCCAT encodes:
- the psb35 gene encoding photosystem II assembly protein Psb35: MEVGTNTPHFPMSATLVLILGFLAATTIGSVAWYNSKRPIGWKDKERPDFVPDVDTDQ
- a CDS encoding histidine kinase, with amino-acid sequence MSDPIQDKLSSDLQQAQSEGKLRAERIREIVKSAVSEVGSEFKEGSQDIRGLVKEVVGTVLETVKGKGEEIQENVTASIEGVIDGISQKKRQSIAKTQAEVKQLEDQLGQQEQELQDNIDLALDDIQEVGTDKSEQIKSAIESAVKTIKDSEEVALMQKRYAQLKTQLAIVNANLAGRYGHRYEEVKNHLDEAKSWYEKAKDEPEIYSGKIDEKRQQFEAKLGETGTAIARKEKQIKQRLQDLLKSLSETFSHHKS
- a CDS encoding YqaE/Pmp3 family membrane protein, with protein sequence MRLLQVILGILLPPLGVYMAVGFSSALLFNIVLTLLGWLPGSIHAVWVIAKQAEREGEAEAEVERTYNT
- a CDS encoding phage holin family protein; translation: MMASLLTLLATGLSLLVVDLVVPGVNLATFPSALIAAAALGGVNAFVKPVLSTLSLPLNFLSLGAFSFIVNGLCFWLASVLVPGFQVQGILGFILGPVILSAINAFLNSYFVEKYPQQFNAQEPLTKS
- the aspS gene encoding aspartate--tRNA ligase, with translation MRTHYCGNLRSTDIGETVTLCGWVDRRRDHGGVIFLDLRDRTGIVQIVSDPERTPDSYNTAEGLRNEYVVKITGRVSQRPPESLNPKLATGEIEIYATQIELLNGLGKQLPFQISASETETVREDLRLKYRYLDLRRERMTRNLQLRHEVVKAMRRFLEDQENFIEVETPILTRSTPEGARDYLVPSRVNPGEWFALPQSPQLFKQLLMVSGFDRYYQIARCFRDEDLRADRQPEFTQLDMEMSFMTQEGILALNEALVAHIFKTVKDIEIPLPFPRLSYKEALDRYGSDKPDTRFGLELVDVSDIVKDCGFKVFSGAVASGGIVKILPIPGGNEAISNMRIKPGGDIFKEACEAGAKGLAFIRVREDGIDTIGAIKDNLSNEQKQEILTRTNAKPGDLLLFGAGDIPTVNKTLDRLRLFLGKELELIDLSKINLLWIVEFPMFEWNEEEKRLEALHHPFTSPYLDDINDLPNARAQAYDLVLNGYEIGGGSLRIYKREIQEKVFSTIGLTIEEAYSKFGFLLEAFEYGTPPHGGIAYGLDRLVMLLSGEESIRDVIAFPKTQQAGCLLTNAPSGVDQKQLKELYVASTYKPKTDK